In Populus nigra chromosome 1, ddPopNigr1.1, whole genome shotgun sequence, one genomic interval encodes:
- the LOC133681455 gene encoding uncharacterized protein LOC133681455 produces MSDFGDLCFSTIPLDLVKPGDDSVLCNKFCIVVEASFMPLVLFDEDDLQDDESQHLYDADCYWVKRDFLVDRDQLLHDLETSRLTIRNILNVMDIPVRAFMIDQVLTCARQMARSVLLLDRKVLYMKVRVDVPPSFDESSGGGSDDEDDDDDDDVLSFVPATASSIEKLEIVKVELEGSANQPCALVGEEQILSALQV; encoded by the exons ATGTCAGACTTTGGTGACTTATGCTTTTCTACTATTCCACTGGATTTAGTTAAACCAGGAGATGATTCTGTTCTGTGTAACAAGTTCTGCATTGTGGTTGAAGCAAGTTTCATGCCTCTTGTACTTTTTGACGAAGACGATCTTCAAGATGATGAATCACAGCATCTCTACGATGCGGACTGCTATTGGGTGAAGAGAGATTTCCTGGTTGATCGTGACCAGTTATTGCATGACCTAGAAACATCAAGATTAACCATCCGTAATATCCTTAATGTTATGGATATCCCTGTTAGGGCTTTCATGATAGATCAGGTATTGACTTGTGCTCGTCAAATGGCAAGAAGTGTCCTGCTCTTGGATCGTAAGGTTTTGTATATGAAGGTGAGAGTTGATGTCCCACCAAGTTTTGATGAGTCTTCGGGCGGCGGCAGCGACgacgaagatgatgatgatgatgatgatgtcttAAGCTTTGTGCCTGCCACCGCATCGTCTATAGAGAAATTGGAGATTGTGAAGGTTGAATTAGAAGGGTCTGCTAACCAGCCATGCGCA TTGGTTGGAGAAGAGCAAATTCTGTCCGCTCTGCAGGTTTGA